A stretch of the Simiduia curdlanivorans genome encodes the following:
- the hisH gene encoding imidazole glycerol phosphate synthase subunit HisH, with the protein MIALIDYGIGNLQAFLNLYQRLHIPVTMATTAADIEQATKLILPGVGHFDHAMQLFNASEMKDTVVRRVTEDGVPILGICVGMQMLANSSEEGSEPGLGWIPGRVKAFKEVLAGKNLPLPHMGWNDVTATPEAALFKQFEPADTRFYFLHSYYFEPEATENCMGRCDYGLLFSCAVNKDNVYGVQFHPEKSHHFGELLLKNFAEL; encoded by the coding sequence ATGATCGCGTTAATTGATTATGGCATCGGCAATTTGCAGGCCTTTTTAAATCTTTATCAGCGTTTGCATATACCGGTAACTATGGCCACCACAGCCGCGGATATTGAGCAAGCAACAAAATTAATTTTACCGGGTGTCGGGCATTTTGATCATGCAATGCAACTTTTTAATGCATCTGAAATGAAAGACACCGTGGTTCGCAGGGTAACCGAAGACGGAGTTCCCATTCTTGGCATTTGTGTCGGCATGCAAATGCTTGCTAACTCAAGTGAAGAAGGCTCGGAACCAGGGCTTGGCTGGATTCCTGGTAGGGTAAAGGCATTTAAAGAAGTACTTGCTGGTAAAAATTTACCTCTACCTCATATGGGTTGGAATGATGTAACTGCTACGCCAGAAGCGGCTTTATTTAAGCAGTTTGAGCCAGCCGATACACGCTTTTATTTTCTTCATTCCTATTATTTTGAGCCTGAAGCAACTGAAAACTGTATGGGACGTTGTGATTATGGTTTGCTTTTCAGCTGTGCAGTGAACAAAGATAATGTCTACGGGGTACAATTTCATCCTGAAAAAAGCCATCACTTTGGTGAGCTTTTACTTAAGAATTTTGCGGAGTTGTAA
- a CDS encoding CapA family protein has product MKICFAGDVFLGGDLLKKPCSNLVESSVYNNADMRVVNLEQPISDNVHVEDKCTLYTGSYALDQLKELNINTVNLAHNHIQDKGLAAISETAGHLESAKIGHFGAGSDLASAKQPYWLTEDLAILGYCEFSKPYLKQIAVADEKVPGVNPLRLESIMYDLDRLPIGKKAILYFHWGMEHVWLPPADDISLVKLLLEDNRVVTIIGMHAHRVQGVVNHAGKQAYMCLGNFIFPNFYIEPPVQILYPTEEIKKNTKYITRMYHAVYKITYKKWRWVNRVSLILEFCTNTSSIKPTFVVQDDNFPRVRELKGIGLIFYSVFFNVLRFLYTLPKPIYSVIWKIHAFEVTTTWRLQIKWFQLRQLGIKDFLKKTVNYVQRKF; this is encoded by the coding sequence GTGAAGATTTGTTTTGCTGGTGATGTTTTTCTTGGCGGCGATCTTCTAAAAAAGCCATGTAGTAACTTAGTTGAAAGTTCTGTTTATAACAACGCAGATATGCGAGTTGTAAATTTAGAGCAGCCTATTAGTGATAATGTACACGTGGAAGATAAATGTACTCTCTATACAGGTTCATATGCACTTGACCAGCTAAAAGAATTAAATATTAACACTGTAAACTTGGCTCATAACCATATCCAAGATAAAGGTCTTGCTGCAATATCGGAGACTGCAGGGCATCTTGAGTCAGCAAAAATCGGACACTTTGGTGCTGGTTCAGATTTAGCATCAGCAAAGCAACCATATTGGTTGACAGAAGATCTGGCAATTTTAGGTTACTGTGAATTTAGTAAACCTTACTTAAAACAAATTGCTGTTGCAGACGAAAAAGTTCCTGGTGTAAACCCCTTGCGTCTGGAATCAATTATGTATGATTTGGATAGACTACCCATTGGAAAGAAAGCGATTCTTTACTTTCATTGGGGTATGGAACATGTTTGGTTGCCACCAGCAGATGATATTAGTCTTGTAAAGCTACTGTTAGAGGATAACAGAGTTGTTACAATCATAGGTATGCATGCCCATCGTGTACAAGGAGTAGTTAATCATGCCGGCAAGCAAGCCTATATGTGTTTAGGAAATTTTATATTTCCGAATTTTTACATAGAACCACCAGTGCAAATTTTATATCCTACAGAAGAAATTAAAAAGAATACGAAGTATATAACTCGAATGTATCATGCAGTTTATAAAATTACATATAAGAAATGGCGGTGGGTTAATAGGGTTTCACTAATTCTTGAATTTTGTACGAATACTAGTAGCATTAAACCAACTTTCGTTGTCCAAGATGACAATTTCCCAAGAGTTAGAGAGTTGAAAGGAATAGGCCTTATCTTTTATTCAGTTTTTTTTAATGTGTTGAGATTTTTGTATACATTACCAAAACCAATTTATAGTGTCATCTGGAAGATACACGCCTTTGAAGTAACAACTACCTGGAGATTGCAGATAAAGTGGTTTCAGCTAAGACAGCTTGGTATAAAAGATTTTTTAAAGAAGACAGTAAATTATGTACAGAGAAAATTTTAA
- a CDS encoding CatB-related O-acetyltransferase, translating to MFSYLYFKMIGMLRGIGFKDSVLGFDSKIEPGAVVIECAIDRHSYVGSHSTIINTTIGSFCSIANRVTIGCASHPMHFVSTSPVFLSHTDSVKTKYARHEYLPKIRTYIGNDVWIGEGVFIKAGIRVGTGAVVGMGAVVTKDVPEYAIVAGNPAKVLRYRFDQKLIAELLASEWWMLPTDRLTELGEYINEPSVFLEKLTGE from the coding sequence TTGTTTTCTTACTTATATTTTAAGATGATTGGCATGCTAAGAGGGATTGGTTTTAAAGATTCAGTCCTAGGATTTGATAGTAAAATTGAACCTGGTGCTGTAGTAATTGAGTGTGCTATTGATCGTCATTCATATGTAGGATCTCACTCAACAATTATTAATACTACAATTGGCTCATTCTGCTCAATTGCTAACCGCGTGACAATAGGTTGCGCCTCACATCCTATGCATTTTGTTTCTACCAGTCCGGTTTTCCTTTCTCACACAGATAGCGTAAAAACCAAGTATGCTCGGCATGAGTATCTACCTAAGATAAGAACATATATTGGCAATGATGTTTGGATTGGTGAAGGTGTTTTTATTAAAGCCGGTATTAGGGTGGGTACTGGTGCTGTTGTTGGTATGGGAGCAGTAGTGACTAAAGATGTGCCTGAATATGCTATTGTCGCAGGTAATCCAGCCAAAGTTTTACGCTACCGGTTCGATCAGAAATTAATTGCTGAGTTATTAGCTTCAGAGTGGTGGATGTTGCCAACTGATAGGTTGACTGAACTTGGTGAATACATCAACGAACCAAGCGTTTTTCTTGAAAAGTTAACAGGGGAATAG
- a CDS encoding N-acetyl sugar amidotransferase has product MSVEYTICNRCIMDTTDAVINFDTNGICDHCHNFDLNIKPNWHTNEQGYTELMQAAERIKREGVGKDFDCIIGLSGGLDSSYTAYVAKEIMGLRPLLFHVDAGWNTDQAVGNIEKLVDGLGLDLYTDVINWEEMKDLQVAFLKSGISDQDIPQDCSFFSGLYKFARKNKIKYVLTGGNYSTECCREPNEWGAYPGIDKTLITDIHKRFGKRKLKSFPIIDVLVYKVFHHRVLGMKVFKPLNLVPYIKKEAEKTLNEKFGWLPFKHKHHESRFTRFYEDYWMPRKFGYEKRRAHFSSLIMTGQMTREEALERISRTELADEFMKNEFKYVANKLGMTVDELQAIFDEPNKTYRDYKNKLWLIQLGAKLLNWLGIERRNYR; this is encoded by the coding sequence ATGTCAGTAGAATATACAATATGTAACAGGTGTATCATGGATACCACTGATGCAGTGATAAATTTTGATACAAATGGTATCTGTGATCATTGCCATAATTTTGATTTAAATATTAAACCTAATTGGCATACCAATGAGCAAGGTTATACGGAGTTAATGCAGGCAGCTGAACGAATTAAGCGTGAAGGCGTAGGAAAAGACTTCGACTGTATTATCGGTCTGAGCGGCGGTTTAGACAGTTCTTACACGGCCTATGTTGCTAAAGAGATTATGGGCCTGCGTCCTTTGTTGTTTCATGTGGATGCAGGTTGGAACACCGACCAGGCAGTAGGTAATATTGAGAAACTCGTTGATGGCCTTGGTTTAGATCTGTACACCGATGTGATTAATTGGGAAGAAATGAAAGATCTTCAGGTAGCTTTCCTTAAATCAGGTATATCAGATCAGGACATCCCCCAGGATTGCTCTTTTTTCTCCGGTTTATATAAATTTGCCAGGAAAAACAAAATCAAGTATGTGCTGACTGGCGGTAATTACTCTACTGAGTGCTGCCGTGAGCCAAATGAATGGGGAGCGTACCCAGGCATAGATAAGACACTGATTACCGATATTCATAAGCGTTTCGGTAAGCGTAAACTCAAGAGTTTTCCAATTATCGATGTATTGGTTTACAAAGTGTTTCATCACCGAGTACTGGGGATGAAGGTTTTTAAGCCATTGAATCTGGTGCCATATATCAAGAAGGAAGCAGAAAAAACCCTCAACGAAAAGTTTGGGTGGCTGCCATTTAAGCATAAGCATCACGAATCGCGGTTTACGCGGTTTTATGAAGATTACTGGATGCCCCGTAAATTTGGATATGAGAAACGTCGGGCTCATTTCTCAAGTCTGATTATGACAGGTCAAATGACCAGAGAAGAAGCGTTAGAACGTATTTCTCGCACTGAGTTAGCAGATGAATTTATGAAGAATGAATTTAAATACGTTGCTAATAAATTGGGAATGACGGTTGACGAACTACAAGCCATATTTGATGAGCCGAATAAAACATACCGTGATTACAAGAATAAACTTTGGCTGATCCAGTTGGGGGCCAAATTATTGAACTGGCTGGGTATAGAGAGAAGAAACTACAGATGA
- a CDS encoding acyltransferase yields MAKTIRFALRLWLQKKLLKFRGVTIHNNTVFSGVEFLGTAVIEPYCRVSGDPKIVIGDNFYMNAGCHVQGNVSFGRDVMIGPKTVIWGRDHGTALGVPMKQQPHIKEDIIIGDDVWIAANVTILKGIAIGSGAVIGAGAVVVKDIPENAIAVGNPAKVVKFRS; encoded by the coding sequence ATGGCTAAGACGATTCGGTTTGCGCTAAGACTTTGGTTGCAGAAAAAATTATTAAAGTTCAGAGGTGTTACTATTCATAATAATACGGTTTTTTCTGGAGTTGAATTTCTAGGTACGGCAGTGATAGAGCCTTATTGCAGGGTATCGGGTGATCCGAAAATCGTTATTGGAGACAATTTTTATATGAATGCGGGTTGTCATGTTCAAGGTAATGTCAGTTTTGGCCGAGATGTAATGATTGGCCCCAAAACAGTGATTTGGGGCCGTGATCATGGCACTGCTTTAGGTGTACCAATGAAGCAGCAACCCCACATAAAGGAAGATATCATTATTGGTGATGATGTTTGGATTGCAGCTAATGTAACTATCCTTAAAGGGATTGCTATAGGCAGTGGCGCCGTTATAGGAGCCGGTGCCGTGGTGGTAAAAGATATTCCTGAAAATGCTATCGCAGTTGGCAATCCTGCAAAAGTAGTTAAATTTAGAAGTTGA
- a CDS encoding acyltransferase, whose protein sequence is MSNYQVHPSAIVDDGAVIGEGSRVWHFVHVCGGAKIGKGVSLGQNVFVGNKVTIGDKCKVQNNVSVYDNVHLEEGVFCGPSMVFTNVYNPRSLIERKDEYRDTLVKRGATLGANCTIVCGVTIGEFAFVGAGAVIIKDVPAYALVVGVPAKQVGWMSEFGERLNLPVTGEGEVLCQHTGSRYILYNNFLSKVN, encoded by the coding sequence ATGAGCAATTATCAGGTGCATCCCAGCGCGATAGTAGACGATGGCGCGGTTATTGGTGAGGGTTCACGTGTCTGGCATTTTGTCCATGTTTGTGGCGGTGCAAAAATTGGCAAAGGGGTGTCTCTTGGCCAAAACGTGTTTGTCGGTAATAAAGTTACCATTGGTGATAAGTGCAAAGTGCAGAACAATGTCTCTGTGTACGACAACGTACATTTAGAGGAGGGCGTGTTCTGTGGCCCTAGTATGGTATTTACCAATGTGTACAACCCACGCTCGTTAATTGAACGCAAAGATGAGTATCGCGATACCCTGGTTAAAAGAGGCGCAACGCTTGGCGCCAACTGTACTATCGTTTGTGGGGTAACAATTGGTGAGTTTGCTTTTGTTGGGGCGGGGGCCGTTATTATTAAGGATGTGCCAGCCTATGCACTTGTGGTGGGTGTACCAGCAAAGCAAGTTGGGTGGATGAGCGAGTTTGGTGAGCGTTTAAACTTACCTGTCACCGGTGAGGGCGAGGTATTATGTCAGCATACTGGTAGCCGTTATATTTTATATAATAATTTTTTAAGCAAGGTTAACTAA
- a CDS encoding polysaccharide deacetylase family protein: protein MNILKVYIPDYSVSELRYSLDILLGEFLGLTFQAEVTASESITITQSGSEKELILDSSFFQKAFSAWLKPQSMPQLPLQYWTPSENDIVATLVEPSLPVLYGKPGIIKTDKSLTLNVDIFGTAFFMLSRYEELITTDRDQHQRFPATASVAFKENFLERPIVNEYLEVLWSCLKQLWPELQRKNRTANNYISCDVDFPFNPAYYSFNKMFRACARHVVKERSPVAAVKTITKYFASKMGFSIHDEFRENISWIMGQNEEADNKVSFYFIPLVTSHLDNVEDFSSSKMRKVIDEIVSRGHYIGIHPGYDTHNNASNFRESSEFFEKILDRYNINQKEIGGRQHYLRWAPALTATLWEQNNFHYDSSLTYADKTGFRCGCCYEYCMYDLTLRQRLRLKQKPLICMEVTLLDSKYENLKSKPSELLSKTMNLKDRCHKFGGCFGLLWHNSNLDCIEKKLYKKLIR, encoded by the coding sequence ATGAATATTCTGAAGGTTTACATACCTGATTACTCTGTTTCTGAACTTCGCTACTCACTAGATATCTTACTTGGTGAGTTTTTAGGTTTAACTTTCCAAGCTGAGGTTACGGCAAGCGAATCGATAACTATCACACAGTCAGGCAGTGAAAAGGAATTAATTTTAGATTCAAGTTTTTTTCAGAAAGCATTCAGTGCGTGGCTAAAACCCCAATCCATGCCCCAGTTACCATTGCAATATTGGACGCCATCTGAAAACGATATTGTTGCAACGTTGGTTGAACCAAGTTTACCTGTGCTATATGGAAAACCGGGTATTATTAAAACTGACAAATCACTAACGTTGAATGTAGATATTTTTGGGACTGCTTTTTTTATGTTGTCTCGTTATGAGGAGCTGATAACGACTGACAGGGATCAACACCAACGCTTTCCCGCAACAGCGTCAGTAGCATTTAAAGAGAACTTTCTGGAACGACCAATAGTAAATGAGTATCTTGAAGTTTTATGGTCCTGCTTAAAGCAGTTATGGCCTGAATTACAACGTAAAAATAGAACGGCTAATAACTACATAAGTTGTGACGTAGATTTTCCATTTAATCCAGCATATTACTCTTTTAACAAGATGTTTAGGGCATGTGCTCGCCATGTTGTTAAAGAGCGTTCACCTGTTGCTGCCGTTAAAACGATTACAAAATATTTCGCTAGCAAGATGGGTTTTAGTATTCATGACGAATTCAGAGAAAATATATCCTGGATTATGGGTCAAAATGAAGAGGCTGATAATAAAGTTTCATTCTACTTCATTCCTCTGGTAACGTCGCATTTAGATAATGTAGAGGATTTTTCGTCTTCAAAGATGCGGAAAGTTATAGATGAGATAGTTTCCAGAGGGCACTATATTGGTATTCACCCCGGATATGACACACATAATAATGCTTCAAATTTTAGAGAATCATCGGAATTTTTTGAGAAGATTTTAGATCGTTATAATATAAATCAAAAAGAAATCGGAGGCCGGCAGCATTATCTTCGTTGGGCCCCTGCTTTAACAGCAACGTTGTGGGAACAAAACAATTTCCATTATGACTCAAGCCTTACATATGCAGATAAAACTGGTTTTAGATGTGGTTGTTGTTATGAGTACTGTATGTATGATTTGACTTTAAGACAGCGACTTAGGCTAAAGCAAAAGCCATTAATATGTATGGAAGTAACCTTGCTGGATAGTAAGTATGAAAACCTAAAATCAAAACCATCTGAATTACTTTCTAAAACAATGAATTTAAAAGATAGATGTCACAAATTTGGCGGGTGTTTTGGTCTGCTTTGGCATAATAGCAATTTAGATTGCATAGAAAAAAAATTATATAAGAAATTAATTCGATGA
- a CDS encoding glycosyltransferase family 4 protein, which translates to MRVLHCCLSCFYIDGYTYQENMLVRQHVSAGHEVLVVASAETFGEDKQVTYVAPGDYIGTDGARVVRLPYRRLLPHAVMTKLRMHPGVLGLIADFAPDVIMFHGACGWELLTACKYVRQNPSVKLYVDSHEDFNNSARGPLSMALLYKSFYVPIIRAVKNHVSKFLYITYETKRFCKDVYRLEDSELEFYPLGGVVLDDEAYAQKRQTKRAELAVLGEQTLFFQSGKFDEKKRLLESLSAFSKIRAEHARFFIAGSFSDSIKLQAEALIAADSRIHFLGWANSDQLLDLLCATDVYVQPGSQSATLQMSIAARCVVIIDNVPSHQDIFRDNGFLVSDEQELYEALASCAEYSEALGEMSQRSFEFASQKLNYAVLAERLLK; encoded by the coding sequence TTGCGAGTTTTGCACTGTTGTTTGTCGTGTTTTTATATTGATGGCTATACCTATCAAGAAAATATGCTGGTTCGGCAGCATGTTTCAGCGGGGCATGAAGTATTAGTGGTTGCTTCTGCGGAGACCTTTGGCGAGGATAAGCAAGTAACTTATGTTGCGCCAGGAGATTACATAGGAACTGATGGCGCCAGAGTAGTTCGCTTGCCGTATCGAAGACTGTTGCCGCATGCCGTGATGACAAAACTAAGAATGCACCCAGGTGTGTTAGGCCTAATTGCTGATTTTGCACCTGATGTGATTATGTTCCATGGAGCTTGTGGCTGGGAGTTGCTGACGGCCTGTAAATATGTTCGCCAGAATCCAAGTGTAAAACTATATGTTGATAGTCATGAGGATTTTAATAACAGCGCGCGAGGGCCATTATCAATGGCACTGTTATACAAGTCATTTTATGTCCCTATAATTCGAGCTGTCAAAAATCATGTTAGTAAATTTTTATATATAACTTATGAAACCAAGAGATTTTGCAAGGATGTTTATAGGTTGGAAGACTCAGAGTTAGAGTTTTATCCATTGGGGGGCGTGGTGCTAGACGACGAGGCTTATGCTCAAAAGCGTCAGACAAAACGTGCTGAACTGGCAGTATTGGGAGAGCAAACTTTATTTTTCCAATCAGGAAAATTTGATGAGAAGAAGAGACTGTTAGAATCGCTTAGTGCATTTTCGAAAATTAGAGCTGAGCATGCACGCTTTTTTATTGCCGGAAGCTTTTCAGACTCGATTAAGTTACAAGCTGAAGCGCTAATTGCTGCGGATAGTCGTATTCACTTTCTGGGTTGGGCTAACTCTGACCAATTATTGGATTTACTCTGCGCTACCGATGTTTATGTGCAACCGGGTTCACAATCTGCAACCTTACAGATGAGTATTGCTGCCAGATGTGTCGTGATAATTGACAATGTGCCCAGCCACCAGGATATATTTCGGGACAACGGCTTTTTAGTAAGTGATGAACAAGAGTTATATGAAGCTTTAGCTTCGTGTGCTGAATATTCTGAGGCCTTGGGTGAGATGTCACAAAGATCATTTGAATTTGCCAGTCAAAAGTTAAACTATGCAGTTTTGGCCGAAAGATTGCTTAAATAA
- a CDS encoding Gfo/Idh/MocA family oxidoreductase — MKNFALIGAAGYIAPRHMKAIKETGNNLVAALDKNDSVGIIDSHFPDADFFTEFERFDRHVDKLRRQGGGNQIDYVGICSPNYLHDSHMRFALRAGADAICEKPLVLNPWNIDGLQEIERETGQKVNTILQLRLHPAIIALKEKVAASPTDKKFDVDLTYITSRGHWYLQSWKGDEKKSGGISTNIGVHFYDMLHFVFGKLQDNRVHFNSPTKAAGYLEYEKARVRWFLSVDVNDIPAEVRAAGQRTYRAITADGESIEFSDGFTDLHTVSYKEILAGRGFGLEENRVAIETVANIRNATISPLVGDFHPFVSKLVK, encoded by the coding sequence ATGAAAAATTTTGCGTTAATTGGTGCGGCAGGTTATATCGCGCCTCGTCATATGAAAGCGATAAAGGAAACAGGTAACAACCTCGTTGCAGCTTTAGATAAAAACGATTCTGTGGGGATTATTGATAGCCACTTCCCAGATGCAGATTTTTTTACCGAGTTTGAGCGCTTTGATCGTCATGTCGACAAATTACGCCGGCAAGGCGGCGGTAACCAAATAGATTACGTTGGCATTTGTTCGCCGAACTATTTGCATGACTCTCATATGCGCTTCGCTTTACGTGCAGGCGCAGATGCTATTTGTGAAAAGCCGTTAGTTTTAAACCCTTGGAATATTGACGGCTTACAGGAAATAGAACGCGAGACTGGTCAAAAAGTGAATACCATTTTGCAATTACGCTTGCATCCAGCCATTATTGCATTGAAAGAAAAAGTCGCGGCCAGTCCTACCGATAAGAAGTTCGATGTAGATCTTACCTATATCACTTCTCGAGGTCACTGGTATTTGCAGTCCTGGAAAGGTGATGAAAAAAAATCGGGTGGTATCTCCACCAATATCGGCGTACATTTTTATGACATGCTGCATTTTGTGTTCGGTAAGCTGCAAGACAATAGAGTGCATTTTAACTCGCCAACCAAGGCCGCCGGCTATTTAGAGTACGAAAAAGCCCGGGTGCGCTGGTTCTTATCGGTAGATGTTAATGATATTCCTGCTGAGGTACGTGCTGCTGGGCAACGTACGTATCGTGCTATTACCGCTGATGGCGAATCTATTGAATTTTCAGATGGTTTTACTGATCTCCACACCGTTAGCTACAAAGAAATTCTGGCTGGAAGAGGCTTTGGTCTTGAGGAAAACCGAGTAGCAATTGAAACAGTTGCCAATATACGGAATGCAACCATTAGTCCTCTGGTAGGCGATTTCCACCCGTTTGTGTCCAAACTGGTTAAGTAA
- a CDS encoding DegT/DnrJ/EryC1/StrS family aminotransferase, which yields MQFIDLAAQYQHLKQRIDKRIQTVLDHGHYIMGPEVEELEQQLAAYVGVKHCISCANGTDALQLTMMVLDIKSGDAVFCPTFTFFATAEVIAYAGATPVFVDSDERTFNISPQDFEKRIQAVIAEGKLTPKAIIAVDLFGLPANYPELEVIANKYGLKLIEDAAQGFGGEINGKRAGSFGDMATTSFFPAKPLGCYGDGGAIFTNNDDYAALFRSYRVHGKGKDKYDNIRIGVNSRLDTIQAAILLEKLAEFPKELIVRNKAAARYTETLAGKYTIPFVPQGYLSSWAQYTVISENRDVDMANYKAQGVPTMIYYGTCMHQQTAFSALGYSDAELPVASRLCKQVFSLPMHPYMGL from the coding sequence ATGCAGTTCATTGATCTGGCAGCACAGTATCAGCATCTTAAGCAGCGAATTGATAAACGCATTCAAACAGTGTTGGATCACGGCCATTACATTATGGGGCCCGAAGTAGAGGAGTTAGAGCAACAGCTTGCTGCCTATGTTGGGGTAAAACACTGTATTAGTTGTGCCAATGGCACTGATGCTTTGCAACTAACCATGATGGTATTGGATATAAAGTCTGGTGATGCGGTGTTTTGTCCAACCTTTACATTCTTCGCTACCGCTGAAGTTATTGCTTATGCGGGTGCAACACCAGTATTTGTTGATTCTGACGAGCGAACATTCAACATTAGCCCACAAGATTTCGAAAAACGTATTCAAGCCGTTATAGCAGAAGGTAAATTGACACCAAAAGCGATTATTGCGGTCGATTTATTTGGTTTGCCGGCAAACTATCCCGAGCTAGAGGTTATTGCTAATAAGTATGGTCTAAAACTTATTGAAGATGCTGCTCAAGGGTTTGGTGGTGAAATTAACGGTAAAAGAGCTGGTAGTTTTGGCGATATGGCGACGACCAGCTTTTTCCCGGCTAAACCTTTAGGCTGTTACGGTGATGGTGGCGCCATTTTTACCAATAACGATGATTATGCCGCATTGTTTCGCTCATACCGGGTTCATGGTAAGGGCAAGGATAAATACGACAACATTCGTATTGGAGTAAACAGCAGGCTAGATACCATTCAGGCGGCGATATTGCTGGAGAAGTTAGCTGAATTTCCCAAAGAGCTTATTGTCAGAAATAAGGCTGCTGCGCGTTACACTGAAACCTTGGCTGGAAAATATACTATCCCGTTTGTTCCGCAAGGTTACCTAAGCTCTTGGGCGCAATATACGGTAATAAGTGAAAACCGGGATGTAGATATGGCCAATTATAAAGCGCAGGGTGTTCCAACCATGATTTACTATGGTACTTGCATGCACCAGCAAACGGCTTTTAGCGCTTTAGGTTATAGCGATGCTGAGCTCCCTGTTGCCTCACGGCTGTGTAAGCAGGTTTTTAGTCTTCCTATGCATCCGTATATGGGGTTGTAA
- a CDS encoding lipopolysaccharide biosynthesis protein has protein sequence MLSGLKSGSEFNKNVLTLMTGSTIAQAIPIAITPILTRMYSPADFGILALFISITAILGSVVNGRYELAIMLPEEDDEAINIAALGLLIGIAFSIFLFLPITIYNSEITRFLGNADISFWLYFVPFVVLMMGLFNVLNYLNTRKKLYKDIAKANVYKATAMSAVQLSFGVIKSGATGLISGQIVSQLAANFRLAKNAKSNYNLEKVNFIEIKRLAKRYIDFPKFSMWAVFSNSLAYNLTNIFISIIYNVGTLGFYSLAQRILGLPASLIGASIGQVYFQEAVNEKQRTGVAIKTFDKTSKKLFLLSILFFTPLYFVLPLIFEIVFGIEWRIAGEYAQIILPFVALQFIVAAVSNTNNIFEKQKIALLWQLGLLLISASIILYANYFSVFFTDFIFFYTIIMSAYYMFLFYILRIVARGKL, from the coding sequence ATGCTAAGCGGACTAAAATCTGGCTCTGAATTTAACAAAAACGTGTTGACTCTTATGACAGGGTCAACGATAGCTCAGGCAATCCCCATAGCTATAACACCAATCCTGACCAGGATGTATAGCCCTGCTGATTTTGGCATTCTTGCGTTGTTTATTTCAATTACAGCTATTTTAGGCTCTGTCGTAAATGGTCGTTATGAATTAGCTATAATGCTGCCAGAAGAAGATGACGAGGCAATCAATATAGCAGCTCTAGGCCTTCTAATCGGAATAGCATTCTCTATTTTTCTTTTCCTGCCAATTACGATTTACAATTCTGAGATTACCCGGTTTTTAGGTAATGCAGATATTAGTTTTTGGCTCTATTTTGTTCCCTTTGTCGTATTGATGATGGGGTTATTTAATGTACTGAACTATTTAAATACGCGGAAGAAGCTATATAAAGATATTGCAAAAGCAAATGTATACAAAGCAACCGCGATGTCTGCCGTTCAGTTAAGTTTTGGGGTAATTAAGTCAGGTGCAACAGGGCTTATAAGTGGTCAAATAGTATCTCAATTAGCGGCAAATTTCCGACTGGCAAAAAATGCTAAAAGCAATTACAACTTGGAAAAAGTTAACTTTATTGAAATTAAACGCCTAGCAAAAAGATATATAGACTTCCCAAAGTTTTCAATGTGGGCAGTTTTTTCGAATAGCTTAGCGTATAATTTAACCAATATTTTCATATCAATTATATATAATGTAGGTACCTTAGGTTTTTACTCCTTGGCCCAGCGAATTTTAGGATTACCGGCTTCGCTTATCGGAGCTTCTATCGGGCAAGTCTACTTTCAGGAAGCGGTAAATGAAAAGCAAAGAACAGGAGTAGCCATAAAAACATTTGATAAAACAAGTAAAAAACTATTTTTATTATCAATTTTGTTTTTTACACCCCTTTACTTTGTTTTGCCTCTGATATTTGAAATTGTTTTTGGCATCGAATGGCGAATAGCAGGAGAATACGCTCAAATTATACTTCCCTTTGTTGCTTTGCAGTTTATTGTTGCTGCTGTAAGTAATACTAATAATATATTTGAGAAGCAGAAGATTGCCTTGCTTTGGCAATTGGGCCTCTTATTGATCTCAGCTTCAATTATATTGTACGCAAATTACTTTAGCGTGTTTTTTACAGATTTTATATTTTTTTATACAATAATAATGTCAGCTTATTACATGTTTCTTTTTTATATACTTAGAATAGTTGCAAGGGGGAAATTGTGA